GGCTATAGTTTGGGTTTGGTTGTTGTAATCAATATCTGCCAACAACACAGGCGCAGAAGCGTTGTTATTATTTGATTGAAAATGCAACAAATCTCTTCCACTGGTGAGATAAGAAAAAGCGTAACGTTCAATTAAAAATTTGTCTTGCTCATCCTTTAATGCTTCAAAGGGAATTAATGTTAATTGCCCATCGGGTGAAATTAAAATATGGCTGGCATCACCCAATAAAGGACGAATGGGTGCGATTAATTTTTCGTCTAAAGTACGGGCAAGTTTTTTGAATGGTCTTCCGGTAGCTAATGCTGCTCTAAAATCAATGGCTAATTTATCAATTTCTACGGCTTCACCTAAATCAAGCCACTTCGGTTCACCAGAAGAACGCAACACCGCAGCAGCATAACGTGGTTTACCCCACTTTTGAGCATCTGTTTTGGCTTTAACGTTAAATGGTTGATACTGGACAATTTCTACCAAGGCTGCATCTTGGGGTATTTTAGACTGAATGGCGGCTAATTGGACTAGTTGAGTTTGCTGACGGAATTCGGCACTTTTAGTACTAATTGCTGCTTCTAGTTTTTCTCTTTGTGCTTCGAGTTGCTCAAGTTGAGTTTTCAGGTTAGCAGTTTGTTTTGCTGGCTGGGAGAAGACTAAGGCTGAAAGTTGCTGTTGTACTTGCAGCCATTGAGTAAATAATTTTTGCGTTTCGGGGTTTTTGTTCAGTTGAGCGCGTAAAATTTGGATGCTGTCGGCTACCGCATCTAACACCAAACCTTTGCGGCGGAGTACAGTAGTTAAAGCCAAAGATACAGCTGTTGGATTATTACGAGCTTCTTGTAGGGATAGAGAAACAATACCATTGGTTGTCCCTGAAAAAGTTCTAATGTAATCCTGTTTGCTTTTTTCTGAGCCGACAGCAAAAATTAGATTAAGATTTTGTGCTTCAACTTCTAACCCACGACGTAAGAAATCAATCGTATGAGTAATATCACCTTGTGCTTGATACAGTCCAGCCAAATTATTCAAGCTATTGGCAACATTGGGATGTTTCTTCCCCAGTACCTTCTCTGTAATAGCCAGAGAGCGTTGATACAAAGGTTCTGCTTGTTGATATTTTCCCTGTGCTTGATACAGTCCAGCCAAATTATTTAAGCTAGTGGCAACACTGGGGTGTTCCTTGCCCAGCACCTTCTCTCGAATAGTCAAGGCGCGTTGATACAATGGTTCGGCTTCTTGATAATTCCCCTGTGCGAGATACAGTAGGGCCAAATTATTCAAGCTAGTGGCAACATCAGGATGTTCCTTACCCAATACCTTCTCTAAAATAGCCAGGGCGCGTTGGTACAATAGTTCGGCTTGTTGGTAATTCCCCTGTGCTTGATACAGGGCAGCCAAATTATTCAAACTTCGGGCGACATAGGGATGTTCTTTACCTAGCAGCTTCTCTGTGATAGCCAGGGCGCGTTGATACAATGGTTCCGCTTGTTGATAATTTCCCTGTGCAAAATACAGATAAGCCAAATTATTTAAGCTAGTGGCAACACTGGGGTGTGCCTTGCCTAGCAGCTTCTCTGTGATAGCCAGGGCGCGTTGATACAATGGTTCTGCCTGTTGATATTTTCCTTGTGCGTGATACAATGCAGCCAAATTATTTAAGCTAGTGGCAACATCAGGATGTTCTTTCCCCAGTACCTTCTCTAGAATAGCCAGGGAACGGAGATACAATGGTTCTGCTTGTTGATATTTTCCCTGTACTCGATACAGTTCTGCCAAATTATTCAAGCTTAGGGCGACATCCGGATGTTCTTTCCCCAGCACTTTTTCTCGAATAGCCAAGGCGCGGAGATACAATAGTTCTGCCTGTTGATAATTTCCCTGTTCAGAATACAGATAAGCCAAATTATTTAAGCTAGTGGCAACATCAGGATGTTCTTTCCCCAGTACCTTCTCTGTGATAGCCAGGGCGCGGAGATACACTGTTTCTGCTTGTTGATATTTTCCCTGTGCAGAATACAGATAAGCCAAATTATTCAAGCTAGTGGCGACATCAGGATGTTCTTTCCCTAGTACCTTCTCTCTAATAGCCAATACACGTTCTGCTAAAGGAATGGCTGCACTGTATTTACCTTCTTGGTATAACTTATCTACCTGTTGACTCAGTTCATTAGCTTCCTGTAAAGCTGTTTGCTCCTCTGGTGAATATGTGGGGGTTTGTTGTTGGGCTATTCCTGTGACTGGCATACTTAAAACTAACCCTGTTGCGATCGCACCTGCTATCATCCAAGGTGCAAGACACATACCCGCAGCATTAATCGCACTGAATAACTTTTTCACAGTCAAATCTCAAGCTTTTCGGTTTGGCTATGAAATAAATCATGCCGGACTCAGCAATTTTCGCAAACCAGTTGTGATAAAAATCAAAAACTCCCCTCTTATCTTTTGCGCCTTTGCGCCTTTGCATGAGAAAATCCAACATCCCACAACACCCAACGCAGAAAATTTCCTGACACTTCCACCTCAAAGCCTCACCTTTCACCTTCTGAACCTCAACATTCGAGCAAAAAGCTGGAAACTTTGCCTTCGCAACTTGAAGTGTCAGCCTTGGAACTCCAACATTTGAGTAAAAATCTCGAAGCTTCACCTTCAGAACTCGAACGTTCTCACTTAAAACAAGAATGTTGTCGTTTAGAACTTAAAAAGCCAAGATTAGCCAACGCTTTGAAAAATTTGTTCGACAGTTAAATTTAGTTCTGGGAAAGTTTGTGAGACAAGGCGCTCATTATTTCGGAATTGCTGCACTTGATATTCCCCGTCAACTAACGAGTAAACCGAGATAGTGGGTTGTTTGGGATTACCAATAAAGCGCCTACCGCCCAAAGCAGCATAATTGACAATCCAGTATTCGGGGATACCTACGGCTTCATAGTCAGCGGCTTTTTTTAAATAATCATCCCTCCAGTTAGTACTAACCCTTACGGGTTCGTCAGTTGCTTCAAAGCGGGGAACCCACGCAACGCACTGACTCACCACCTCAATTACAATGGGAATTGATTCAGCTTGGCTTACAGTTGATTCTTTTTTCCATTGAGGCTCATTGACTAAATTAGGTTGATTTAAGATCAGCAAATCTGGTGAGTAAGCTGATTCACCTTCTAATGGTTTGACAAACGCTGTTTTCGGAAGGAAATAGGGAAGTTTTAATTGCCTAATTTCAGCAGATATTTCTAGCATCAAAAAACCAATAATCTCTTCATGGTCGCCAGTTGGTGGAGGCATTTCCACAATTACTCCATCATGCAATTCATAGCGTCGCTGTGGGTTTTCTGGATACCAAGCGCTAAATTCATCAAATGTAACGAGTTGACGTAAGGTTTGAGTCATCTGAGTGCTGAGTATTGAGTGCTGAGGTACGAGATCCCCGACTTCTTCAAGAAGTCGGGGATCTGAGTACTGCCACCACTAGCATTAAACCTTTAATGCTGCTTCTGCTTGGGAATGCAATAACAAACCATATTCCAAACCCTCAACCACTGCTTGATAGGAAGCTGCCAAAATATTGGTTGAAACGCCGATAGTCGTCCAGCGTTGATGACCGTTTCCTGACTCTACTAAGGCTCTGGTTTTGGCTGCTGTTCCAGCGTGTCCGTCGAGAATCCGTACTTTATAGTCTGTCAACTCAAAGCTGGCTAGTTGGGGATAAAAGTTGACTAAAGCTTTGCGTAAGGCTGTATCTAAAGCTGCAACTGGGCCGTTACCTTCTGCCGCTTCTAAAATATTCTGACCGTTGACTGCAACTTTCACTGTGGCTAAAGCACTGCTGGTTTCTTTCCCTTCTACTAGGTCACAGTGTACTTGAAAGCCTTTGACTTCAAAAAATTCTTGTCGAGCGCCTAAAGCTTCATACATCAACAGCGCAAAACTAGCTTCTGCGGCTTCAAATTGATAGCCTTGACTTTCTAATTGTTTGAGGCGTTGGAGAATTTGCCGTGCTTCTGGTGTTTGCTTATCTAATTCAATCCCAAAAGTGCGGGCTTTGGCTAATACATTACTTAGTCCAGATTGTTCGGAAATGACTATCCGTCGTCGATTCCCGACTTGTTTTGGCTGAATGTGTTCATAAGTCAGGGGATTACGTTCAACTGCGGAGACATGTACCCCGCCTTTGTGAGCAAAAGCCGAACGTCCGACAAAAGGTGCGTGTTCATCTGGGGCAAGATTTACTACTTCACTAACAAAGCGACTCGCTTCTGTTAGTTGAGTAAGCTGGTGTTCTCCGATACAGCTATAACCCATCTTTAGTTGTAAGTTGGGGATTAAAGAACAAAGGTTGGCATTGCCGCAGCGTTCACCATATCCATTTATTGTTCCTTGTACCATTGTTGCCCCAGCCATGACAGCGGCTAGGGCATTTGCCACTGCCATATCACAATCATTATGAGTATGAATGCCAATTTGCGGAATTGTCTTTTGTCCTCCGTCCTTTGTCATTAGTTTTTGACAAATGACTGTTTGCACACTTTCGCTAACTTCGTGAGGCAATGTTCCGCCATTTGTATCACATAAAACTAACCATTCAGCACCTGCGGCGATCGCAGCCTCTAATGTCTGTAAAGCATAATCTCTGTTGTGTTTGTAGCCATCAAACCAATGTTCGGCATCGTAAATCACGCGTCGCCCATGTGAGCGAAAATACTCAATAGTATCGCGGATCATAGCTAAATTTTCTTCTAAAGTTGTCTTGAGACTTTCGGTAACGTGTAAATCCCAAGATTTGCCAAAAATTGTCACCCAGCGAGAACCCGCAGTTAAAATTGCTTGCAACATTGGTTCAGCCGCAGCCACAGTATGAGGACGACGCGTAGAACAAAATGCCACAATTTCTGATTGTTTAAGCGGATCTTCTTGAAGTTGCCAGAAAAATTGAACATCCTTCGGATTGGCACCAGGCCAACCGCCTTCAATAAAGGGAATTCCTAATTGGTCGAGTCTCTTGGCAATGCGTAGCTTGTCTTCAATAGACACCGATAGCCCTTCGCATTGAGTGCCATCCCGTAGCGTGGTGTCATAAAGCCAAATTTGAGGAGAAGAATTTGTGGTCATAAGACAAGATCATGCGAGACAACTGTAGAGGAAATGTGCCAATATACAACAAAACGCCGATTTGGTAACTTAAATATGCCCAAAGTACTAACTCAAAGTACGAAAAATACGTTTGTCTGCCGCTGCGTTCAATGCCGTGTTTAGTTAGATTAAGGCGTATCGGGAAAATTTGGGGTTTAAATTACGAAAAATTTTGTTGCAAAATGGTATTGACCTCTAAAACGGCGGTGCTAAAGCAAAGAACAGTCAGTTAGTAGTGATGGTGCTAGTGCGATTGATAAAGTGATGTATTGGCCGTGAATTAGCGTCACAAAAGCAGCGATCGCTTCCTTCCCATTCTCCTACAATAGACCTGCGTTTAGCCGCTCATGCAGAGGATTTTACGGATTATTGGATCAGGGCTATCGAATAGGAAAGGAAATCAAAAGGTTAGGTTACAAAGGAGAAAAACAATATGGGTAGATGGACACCGCTTATTCTCATGGGTGGAGGCTTGGCAATTTTATTGGGTACATTGCTAGGCATCAACTTTCCAATGGGTGGAGGACAACAAACTGCCAGTAATAATGCTCCTGGTGGCAAAACATCACGCGTTCTCCCAGCTAATATTAATGTTAATAGCACTGCCCCCAGTAGAGGTAGTCGTGGCTTAAGTGAAGACAGAGCCAGCACTCCTCAAGAAGATAATGCTCCCACAGAAGCTAGAGGCAGCAGAAGTGTTAGGCAAGAAAACCTGAATGCAAACACAACTGAACGCCGAACCAGCGTTGCTCAAAATACAACTCCCAGCGAATCATTTTCATCTCCTGACAATACAGATACAACAACTACCAGAGAAGTACAATCAACTGATACAACCACCAGTGATAACGAATCTACAAGAGAACCGATTCGCGCTTTGTGGTAGTGCGTGACTGGGTACTGGGGACGGATAAAAGATAAAAGATGAATTTTCATACTTCATACTTCATACTTTCCCCAATCCCTAGTCATTGGTTACAAGTTATTAGTTATAAGTTATGTAGTTGTGTACTAATGATCAATGGCTAATAACCAATGACTAATGACTAATGACTAGCGATGTTTTAATTATTGGTGGCG
This window of the Nostoc sp. HK-01 genome carries:
- a CDS encoding peptidase-like protein; the protein is MKKLFSAINAAGMCLAPWMIAGAIATGLVLSMPVTGIAQQQTPTYSPEEQTALQEANELSQQVDKLYQEGKYSAAIPLAERVLAIREKVLGKEHPDVATSLNNLAYLYSAQGKYQQAETVYLRALAITEKVLGKEHPDVATSLNNLAYLYSEQGNYQQAELLYLRALAIREKVLGKEHPDVALSLNNLAELYRVQGKYQQAEPLYLRSLAILEKVLGKEHPDVATSLNNLAALYHAQGKYQQAEPLYQRALAITEKLLGKAHPSVATSLNNLAYLYFAQGNYQQAEPLYQRALAITEKLLGKEHPYVARSLNNLAALYQAQGNYQQAELLYQRALAILEKVLGKEHPDVATSLNNLALLYLAQGNYQEAEPLYQRALTIREKVLGKEHPSVATSLNNLAGLYQAQGKYQQAEPLYQRSLAITEKVLGKKHPNVANSLNNLAGLYQAQGDITHTIDFLRRGLEVEAQNLNLIFAVGSEKSKQDYIRTFSGTTNGIVSLSLQEARNNPTAVSLALTTVLRRKGLVLDAVADSIQILRAQLNKNPETQKLFTQWLQVQQQLSALVFSQPAKQTANLKTQLEQLEAQREKLEAAISTKSAEFRQQTQLVQLAAIQSKIPQDAALVEIVQYQPFNVKAKTDAQKWGKPRYAAAVLRSSGEPKWLDLGEAVEIDKLAIDFRAALATGRPFKKLARTLDEKLIAPIRPLLGDASHILISPDGQLTLIPFEALKDEQDKFLIERYAFSYLTSGRDLLHFQSNNNNASAPVLLADIDYNNQTQTIASAKTSSSRGLQNRRSSDLATLEFPLLENTKDEAAAIKKVLPDAKVLLGKDATETAVKQLHSPSILHLATHGFFITDIEQNLNASPDLELTPRQPKILEVENPLLRSGLALAGANKRNQVKTGNDDGVLTALEVAGLDLRSNQLVVLSACDTGKGDVKVGDGVYGLRRALVIAGSQTQVLSLWLVDDAATKDLMVKYYQNLKAGKGRHDALRAAQLELLNSQEYNEPQYWAAFVPSGNWTPLGGK
- a CDS encoding 2-isopropylmalate synthase/homocitrate synthase family protein; translation: MTTNSSPQIWLYDTTLRDGTQCEGLSVSIEDKLRIAKRLDQLGIPFIEGGWPGANPKDVQFFWQLQEDPLKQSEIVAFCSTRRPHTVAAAEPMLQAILTAGSRWVTIFGKSWDLHVTESLKTTLEENLAMIRDTIEYFRSHGRRVIYDAEHWFDGYKHNRDYALQTLEAAIAAGAEWLVLCDTNGGTLPHEVSESVQTVICQKLMTKDGGQKTIPQIGIHTHNDCDMAVANALAAVMAGATMVQGTINGYGERCGNANLCSLIPNLQLKMGYSCIGEHQLTQLTEASRFVSEVVNLAPDEHAPFVGRSAFAHKGGVHVSAVERNPLTYEHIQPKQVGNRRRIVISEQSGLSNVLAKARTFGIELDKQTPEARQILQRLKQLESQGYQFEAAEASFALLMYEALGARQEFFEVKGFQVHCDLVEGKETSSALATVKVAVNGQNILEAAEGNGPVAALDTALRKALVNFYPQLASFELTDYKVRILDGHAGTAAKTRALVESGNGHQRWTTIGVSTNILAASYQAVVEGLEYGLLLHSQAEAALKV